A stretch of the Polaribacter pacificus genome encodes the following:
- the rplJ gene encoding 50S ribosomal protein L10, with the protein MTREEKSQVIQDLTAKLAENNTIYLADISGLDAVATSNLRRACFKADVRLAVVKNTLLAKAMEASDKDFGELPNVLKGNTSIMIAEASNAPAKVIKEFRKKSKKPVLKGAFIEEAIYIGDDQLDALVNIKSKEELLGEIITLLQSPAKNVISALQSGGNKLSGILTTLSEK; encoded by the coding sequence ATGACTAGAGAAGAAAAATCACAAGTGATTCAAGATTTAACAGCGAAGTTAGCAGAGAATAACACCATCTATTTAGCAGACATCTCAGGTTTAGACGCAGTTGCGACTTCAAACCTACGTAGAGCCTGTTTTAAAGCAGATGTTAGACTAGCAGTTGTTAAAAATACCTTGCTTGCAAAAGCAATGGAAGCTTCTGATAAAGATTTTGGTGAGTTACCAAATGTTTTAAAAGGAAATACATCTATCATGATTGCTGAAGCATCTAATGCACCAGCAAAAGTGATCAAAGAATTCAGAAAAAAGTCTAAAAAGCCTGTATTAAAAGGTGCATTTATCGAAGAGGCTATCTACATTGGCGATGATCAATTAGATGCTCTGGTAAATATCAAGTCTAAAGAAGAATTACTTGGAGAGATTATTACCTTGTTACAATCGCCAGCTAAGAATGTTATTTCAGCATTGCAATCAGGTGGTAACAAATTATCAGGTATCTTAACTACCTTATCAGAAAAATAA
- the rplA gene encoding 50S ribosomal protein L1 codes for MAKLTKKQKEANAKLDATHVYGLNEASALIKEITNVKFDASIDLAIRLGVDPRKANQMVRGVVTLPHGTGKDVKVLALVTPDKEAEATEAGADYVGLDEYLQKIKGGWTDVDVIITMPSVMGKLGPLGRVLGPRGLMPNPKTGTVTMDVAKAVADVKAGKIDFKVDKTGIVHAAIGKASFDAEKIAENANELIQTIVKLKPTTAKGIYIKSVFMSSTMSPSIAVDVKSV; via the coding sequence ATGGCAAAATTAACAAAAAAGCAAAAAGAAGCGAATGCTAAGTTAGACGCAACACATGTGTATGGCTTAAACGAAGCTTCTGCTTTAATAAAAGAAATTACCAATGTAAAGTTTGATGCATCAATTGATCTAGCGATACGTTTAGGAGTAGATCCTCGTAAAGCAAATCAAATGGTTCGTGGTGTAGTAACATTACCTCACGGAACAGGAAAAGATGTAAAAGTACTTGCATTAGTAACTCCAGACAAAGAAGCTGAAGCTACAGAAGCAGGAGCTGATTATGTTGGATTGGATGAGTACCTTCAAAAAATTAAAGGAGGTTGGACAGACGTTGATGTGATTATTACCATGCCAAGTGTGATGGGTAAATTAGGTCCTTTAGGTCGTGTTTTAGGACCAAGAGGTTTAATGCCTAACCCAAAAACAGGTACGGTAACAATGGATGTTGCAAAAGCTGTTGCAGATGTAAAAGCTGGTAAAATTGACTTTAAAGTTGATAAAACTGGTATTGTACACGCAGCGATTGGAAAAGCATCTTTTGACGCTGAAAAAATTGCAGAAAATGCAAATGAATTAATTCAAACAATTGTTAAACTAAAACCAACTACCGCAAAAGGTATATACATTAAGAGTGTATTTATGTCTAGTACTATGAGTCCTAGTATTGCAGTAGATGTTAAATCGGTTTAA
- the rplK gene encoding 50S ribosomal protein L11 has protein sequence MAKEVSKVVKLQVRGGSANPSPPVGPALGAAGVNIMEFCKQFNARTQDKQGKVLPVAITVFKDKSFDFVVKTPPAAVQLLEAAKIKKGSGEPNRKKVAKVSWDQIRVIAEDKMVDLNAFTVESAMRMVAGTARSMGLTVTGDAPA, from the coding sequence ATGGCAAAAGAGGTAAGTAAGGTTGTAAAATTACAAGTGCGAGGAGGATCTGCAAATCCTTCACCACCAGTTGGACCTGCTCTAGGTGCTGCCGGAGTAAACATCATGGAGTTCTGTAAGCAGTTTAATGCTAGAACTCAAGACAAACAAGGAAAAGTTTTACCAGTAGCAATTACTGTGTTTAAAGACAAATCTTTTGATTTTGTTGTGAAAACTCCACCAGCTGCAGTACAATTATTAGAAGCAGCAAAAATTAAAAAAGGTTCTGGAGAGCCTAACCGTAAGAAAGTTGCAAAAGTTTCTTGGGATCAAATTCGTGTAATTGCAGAAGACAAAATGGTAGACTTAAATGCCTTTACCGTTGAATCAGCAATGCGAATGGTTGCAGGAACTGCACGTTCAATGGGATTAACAGTAACAGGAGACGCTCCAGCTTAA
- the nusG gene encoding transcription termination/antitermination protein NusG: MADSVKKWYVVRAIGGQENKVKAYIETEISRLGLSDYVDQVLVPKEKVIQIRNGKKLNKERVYFPGYIMVEANLAGEVPHVIKSVTGVIGFLGETKGGSPVPLRKSEVNRMLGKVDELSVQNENVAIPYTIGETVKVVDGPFNGFDGTVEKVNEEKRKLEVMVKIFGRKTPLELSYMQVEKIS; this comes from the coding sequence ATGGCTGATTCTGTAAAAAAATGGTACGTTGTTAGAGCAATCGGAGGTCAAGAAAATAAAGTGAAAGCTTATATTGAAACTGAGATTTCTAGATTAGGCTTGTCTGACTATGTTGATCAAGTGCTTGTACCTAAAGAAAAAGTTATACAAATTAGAAACGGGAAGAAACTCAACAAAGAAAGAGTATATTTTCCTGGTTATATTATGGTTGAAGCTAATTTGGCTGGAGAAGTACCTCACGTAATCAAATCGGTTACTGGAGTAATTGGCTTCTTAGGAGAAACTAAAGGAGGATCTCCGGTGCCTTTGCGTAAATCAGAAGTAAACAGAATGCTAGGTAAAGTTGATGAACTTTCTGTTCAGAATGAAAACGTAGCGATTCCTTACACTATTGGTGAAACTGTAAAAGTTGTAGACGGACCATTTAATGGATTCGACGGAACTGTAGAGAAGGTAAATGAAGAGAAGCGTAAATTAGAAGTAATGGTGAAAATCTTTGGACGTAAGACTCCATTAGAATTGAGCTATATGCAAGTAGAAAAAATTTCATAA
- the secE gene encoding preprotein translocase subunit SecE, translating to MIKYIKESFEELSNHVTWLSREEAQKSTVVVAVFTVLFAIAVFAVDYVFQLGLDNFFTMFNN from the coding sequence ATGATAAAATATATCAAAGAATCGTTTGAAGAACTAAGCAATCATGTAACATGGTTGTCTAGAGAAGAAGCTCAAAAATCAACCGTAGTTGTAGCAGTTTTCACTGTATTGTTCGCAATAGCTGTGTTTGCTGTAGATTATGTTTTTCAATTAGGTTTAGATAACTTTTTTACCATGTTTAATAATTAA
- the tuf gene encoding elongation factor Tu, with the protein MAKGTFDRSKPHLNIGTIGHVDHGKTTLTAAITKVLADAGFSEARSFDQIDNAPEEKERGITINTSHVEYQTANRHYAHVDCPGHADYVKNMVTGAAQMDGAILVVAATDGPMPQTREHILLGRQVGIPRIVVFLNKVDMVDDEELLELVDMEVRDLLSFYEYDGDNGPVISGSALGALNGEQKWVDTVLELMEACDNWIEEPKREVDKDFLMPIEDVFSITGRGTVATGRIETGIANTGDPVEIIGMGAGKLTSTITGIEMFRQILDRGEAGDNAGILLRGIDKEQIKRGMVICKPGSVTPHDKFKAEVYILKKEEGGRHTPFHNNYRPQFYVRTTDVTGTITLPSGVEMVMPGDNLTITVELHSTIAMNVGLRFAIREGGRTVGAGQVTEIL; encoded by the coding sequence ATGGCAAAAGGAACTTTCGATCGTTCAAAACCACACTTAAACATAGGTACTATTGGACACGTAGATCACGGTAAAACAACTTTAACAGCTGCTATTACAAAAGTATTAGCTGATGCAGGTTTTTCAGAAGCAAGATCATTTGATCAAATTGATAATGCTCCAGAAGAAAAAGAAAGAGGTATTACAATTAATACATCTCACGTAGAGTATCAAACTGCTAATCGTCACTACGCTCACGTTGACTGTCCAGGTCACGCGGATTACGTAAAGAACATGGTAACTGGTGCTGCTCAAATGGACGGTGCTATCTTGGTGGTTGCTGCGACTGATGGTCCAATGCCACAAACTAGAGAGCATATCTTATTAGGTCGTCAGGTAGGTATTCCTAGAATCGTTGTTTTCTTGAATAAAGTAGACATGGTTGATGATGAAGAATTATTAGAATTAGTAGACATGGAAGTAAGAGACTTATTGTCTTTCTATGAATATGATGGTGATAATGGACCTGTAATTTCTGGATCTGCTTTAGGAGCATTGAACGGAGAACAAAAATGGGTTGATACTGTATTAGAATTAATGGAAGCTTGTGACAATTGGATCGAAGAGCCAAAAAGAGAAGTAGACAAAGATTTCTTAATGCCAATTGAGGATGTATTCTCTATTACTGGTCGTGGAACTGTTGCAACAGGTCGTATCGAAACTGGAATCGCTAACACAGGAGATCCTGTAGAGATTATCGGTATGGGTGCTGGAAAATTAACTTCTACTATTACTGGTATTGAAATGTTCCGTCAAATCTTAGATAGAGGTGAGGCTGGAGATAATGCAGGTATCTTATTAAGAGGTATTGATAAAGAGCAAATCAAAAGAGGAATGGTAATCTGTAAGCCAGGTTCTGTAACTCCACACGATAAATTCAAAGCTGAGGTTTATATCCTTAAGAAAGAAGAGGGTGGTCGTCATACTCCATTCCATAACAACTATCGTCCACAGTTCTACGTTAGAACAACAGACGTTACTGGAACAATTACTTTGCCTTCAGGTGTTGAAATGGTAATGCCAGGAGACAACTTAACTATTACTGTTGAATTACACTCTACAATTGCAATGAACGTAGGTTTACGTTTCGCAATCCGTGAAGGTGGTAGAACAGTAGGAGCTGGTCAGGTAACAGAAATTCTATAG
- the hpf gene encoding ribosome hibernation-promoting factor, HPF/YfiA family, which translates to MKVFIQSVNFNADADLLKFVEKKVEGLTKFHDKIVDAEVFLKVQNTSDKENKISELKINIPGHELVVKKEAKSFEEGVSLGVDSLKRQLRKTKEKSRDTLTL; encoded by the coding sequence ATGAAAGTATTTATTCAATCCGTTAATTTCAATGCAGATGCTGATTTGTTGAAGTTTGTAGAAAAAAAGGTAGAAGGTTTAACAAAGTTTCATGATAAGATTGTTGACGCTGAAGTATTTTTAAAAGTACAGAACACCAGTGATAAAGAAAATAAAATTTCGGAATTAAAAATAAACATTCCCGGTCATGAATTGGTTGTGAAAAAGGAAGCGAAGTCTTTTGAAGAAGGCGTTAGTTTGGGTGTTGATTCACTAAAAAGACAGCTAAGAAAAACAAAAGAGAAATCTAGAGACACCTTAACGCTTTAA
- a CDS encoding tyrosine-type recombinase/integrase encodes MLIDSFLEYLLFEKKYSKHTVIAYKNDLRTFKEYLEITYGGADLIEVNYAQIRSWIVSLVDGGVSNNSINRKISSLKSFYKFLQKTSQLTVSPLLKHKALKVAKKVQVPFTMKEINEVIEVLSAEDDFKGLRNRLIVELFYSTGIRRIELVDLDLRSVDVTAKTIKVVGKRNKERVVPLIPSVLGTIDKYLAERAKIPSQERRLFIGEKGNKINETLVYRVINQYFSNVSSKVKKSPHILRHSFATHLLNEGADLNSVKELLGHASLASTQVYTHNSLESIKKMYNQAHPRSHKNK; translated from the coding sequence ATGTTAATTGATTCTTTTTTGGAGTATCTCTTATTTGAAAAAAAATACTCAAAGCATACTGTTATTGCTTATAAAAATGATCTGCGAACTTTTAAAGAGTATTTAGAAATCACTTATGGAGGAGCTGATCTTATCGAGGTGAATTACGCACAGATTAGAAGCTGGATTGTTAGTTTGGTTGATGGAGGAGTTTCTAATAATTCTATTAACAGAAAGATTAGTTCTTTAAAATCATTTTATAAGTTTTTGCAAAAGACCTCTCAACTAACAGTAAGTCCTTTGTTAAAACACAAAGCTTTAAAGGTGGCTAAAAAAGTACAGGTGCCTTTTACCATGAAAGAGATTAATGAGGTGATAGAGGTTCTAAGTGCCGAGGATGATTTTAAAGGTTTGAGAAACCGACTGATCGTAGAGTTGTTTTATTCTACGGGTATTAGAAGAATTGAATTGGTTGATCTTGATCTGCGTTCTGTCGATGTAACTGCTAAGACGATTAAGGTTGTCGGAAAACGAAATAAAGAGCGGGTAGTGCCATTAATTCCTTCAGTCTTAGGTACTATAGATAAATACCTTGCTGAGCGCGCTAAAATTCCAAGCCAAGAGCGGCGGCTCTTTATAGGTGAAAAAGGAAATAAAATAAACGAAACACTTGTTTATAGAGTAATAAATCAGTATTTTAGTAATGTGTCTTCTAAGGTAAAAAAGAGTCCTCACATCCTTAGACATTCGTTTGCGACTCACCTGCTTAATGAAGGCGCTGATTTGAATTCTGTGAAAGAGTTATTAGGACATGCGAGTTTGGCTTCAACCCAAGTGTATACGCATAACAGTTTAGAATCGATAAAAAAAATGTATAACCAGGCTCATCCTAGGAGTCATAAAAATAAATGA
- the rpsU gene encoding 30S ribosomal protein S21 — MLIIPVKEGENIDRALKRFKRKFDRTKTMRNLRERKHFTKPSVAKRAQNIKASYVQKLRTQEEVG; from the coding sequence ATGTTAATTATACCAGTTAAAGAAGGAGAAAATATCGATAGAGCTTTAAAGCGTTTCAAGAGAAAATTTGATCGTACCAAGACTATGCGAAACTTGAGAGAGAGAAAGCACTTTACAAAACCATCGGTTGCAAAAAGAGCTCAAAACATTAAAGCCTCTTACGTTCAGAAATTAAGAACACAAGAAGAAGTAGGTTAA